A DNA window from Mycobacterium sp. IDR2000157661 contains the following coding sequences:
- a CDS encoding TetR/AcrR family transcriptional regulator: protein MQPESADDERGSIIDAAYACLSEPHSGAVPVAAILQRAGVSTRAFYRHFESKDELFLAMLRQETDALAARLDRVLENHHGDAVDQLEEWIEGMFGLIHDDQTRLHFTVIDSDEVRAARGYRELRERGHADRERSLVAILRRGRDDGSFPLARPEEDAMAINAMISRLMIAQSYDDHDGLKRAKADILDFALRAMGADRPAAR from the coding sequence GTGCAGCCCGAATCCGCCGACGACGAGCGCGGGTCCATCATCGACGCTGCCTATGCCTGCCTCTCCGAACCGCACAGCGGGGCCGTCCCCGTTGCGGCGATTTTGCAGCGTGCCGGCGTGTCGACCCGCGCCTTCTACCGGCACTTCGAATCGAAAGACGAGTTGTTCCTGGCCATGCTGCGGCAGGAGACCGACGCGCTGGCCGCACGCCTGGACCGGGTCCTGGAAAACCACCACGGCGACGCCGTCGACCAGCTCGAGGAGTGGATCGAGGGCATGTTCGGGCTCATCCACGACGACCAGACTCGGCTGCACTTCACCGTTATCGACTCCGACGAGGTGCGCGCGGCGCGCGGCTACCGCGAACTCCGCGAGCGCGGCCACGCCGACCGGGAGCGCTCGCTGGTGGCCATTCTGCGCCGCGGGCGCGATGACGGTTCGTTCCCCCTGGCCCGGCCGGAGGAGGACGCCATGGCCATCAACGCGATGATCAGCCGGCTGATGATCGCCCAGTCCTACGACGACCACGACGGGCTGAAGCGGGCCAAGGCCGACATCCTCGACTTCGCGCTTCGGGCGATGGGGGCGGACCGCCCGGCCGCTCGATGA
- a CDS encoding VOC family protein has translation MPAITPSLWFDNNLEEAARFYAAIFPNSSIEKLNRYTDAGPGTPGDVVSGTFVLDGNRFIGINGSSAGGPHFRFSEAVSFTVHCADQQEVDYYWGRLLDGGEESQCGWLKDRFGLSWQIVPDRLHELLDDPDPARAAAVTKAMLGMRKIVIAELEDAARDV, from the coding sequence ATGCCAGCAATCACCCCGTCCCTGTGGTTCGACAACAACCTCGAAGAAGCTGCGCGGTTCTACGCCGCGATATTCCCGAACTCGTCGATCGAGAAGCTCAACCGCTACACCGACGCAGGCCCCGGCACTCCCGGCGACGTCGTCTCGGGCACCTTTGTGCTCGACGGCAACCGCTTCATCGGCATCAACGGCTCTTCGGCCGGCGGTCCGCACTTCCGGTTCAGCGAAGCCGTGTCGTTCACGGTTCACTGCGCCGATCAGCAGGAGGTCGACTACTACTGGGGCCGCCTGCTCGATGGCGGCGAGGAGTCGCAGTGCGGCTGGCTCAAGGACCGGTTCGGTCTCAGTTGGCAAATAGTGCCCGACCGACTCCACGAATTGCTCGACGATCCCGACCCCGCCCGCGCCGCCGCTGTCACCAAGGCGATGCTCGGCATGCGCAAGATCGTCATCGCCGAATTGGAGGACGCGGCACGCGACGTTTGA
- a CDS encoding MlaE family ABC transporter permease, translated as MVATNAIAKPVRAFGGFYSMALDTFAWMFRPPFAWREFISQSWFVARVSILPTLMLTIPYTVLLTFTFNILLVEFGAADFSGTGAALGTVRQIGPIVTVLVVAGAGATAMCADLGARTIREELDALRVMGVNPIQALVVPRVLAATLVSLALSATVILVGLAGAYFFTVYIQNVSPGAFAAGLTLIIGTPDVIIALLKAALFGLSAGMIACYKGISVGGGPAGVGNAVNETVVFTFMALFAINIVATAVAVKVTM; from the coding sequence ATGGTTGCTACCAACGCCATTGCCAAACCGGTGCGTGCCTTCGGCGGCTTCTATTCGATGGCGCTCGACACCTTCGCGTGGATGTTCCGGCCGCCGTTCGCCTGGCGCGAGTTCATCTCGCAGTCCTGGTTCGTGGCCCGGGTGTCGATCCTGCCCACCTTGATGCTGACGATTCCTTACACGGTGCTTCTGACGTTCACGTTCAACATTCTGTTGGTCGAGTTCGGCGCCGCCGACTTCTCCGGCACGGGTGCCGCGCTCGGAACGGTGCGCCAGATCGGACCGATCGTGACGGTGTTGGTGGTTGCCGGTGCCGGCGCCACCGCGATGTGCGCCGACCTCGGCGCGCGGACCATCCGGGAAGAACTCGACGCGCTGCGGGTCATGGGCGTGAACCCCATCCAGGCGCTCGTCGTTCCCCGCGTGCTGGCCGCCACCCTGGTGTCGCTTGCGTTGAGCGCAACGGTGATTCTGGTCGGATTGGCCGGTGCGTACTTCTTCACCGTCTACATCCAGAACGTTTCGCCAGGTGCGTTCGCTGCCGGTCTCACCCTGATCATCGGGACACCGGACGTCATCATCGCGCTGCTCAAGGCCGCGCTCTTCGGTCTTTCCGCCGGCATGATCGCCTGCTACAAGGGCATTTCCGTCGGCGGCGGCCCGGCCGGGGTCGGTAACGCCGTCAACGAGACGGTCGTCTTCACCTTCATGGCGCTGTTCGCCATCAACATCGTCGCGACCGCCGTCGCAGTGAAGGTGACGATGTGA
- a CDS encoding ABC transporter permease: MTVSRPHSQFPWLKARFRSVADPWNHIGMQTKFFGRTLTSIRYTVLHYQVELIRIIAQMGLGAGALIIIGGTVAIVGFLTVTTGALVAVQGYTDFSEIGVEALTGFASAFFNVRLIAPATTAVALSATIGAGATAQLGAMRINEEIDALEVMGIRSIAFLASTRVVAGFLVVIPLYCVGVIAAFWAARFGTTVLYGQSTGVYDHYFRTFLNPTDLMWSFGQTIALAIMIMLVHTYYGYTARGGPAGVGEAVGRAVRTSLIVSAFVLVMLSLAVYGQSGNFNLAG; the protein is encoded by the coding sequence GTGACCGTATCGAGGCCCCACTCCCAGTTCCCCTGGCTGAAAGCCAGATTCCGCAGCGTTGCCGACCCGTGGAACCACATCGGCATGCAGACCAAGTTCTTCGGCCGCACGCTGACCTCCATCCGTTACACCGTCCTGCACTATCAGGTCGAGTTGATTCGCATCATCGCCCAAATGGGACTCGGTGCAGGCGCTCTCATCATCATCGGCGGCACCGTGGCGATCGTCGGCTTCCTGACCGTGACGACGGGTGCGCTGGTGGCGGTGCAGGGCTACACGGACTTCTCCGAGATCGGTGTCGAGGCCCTGACCGGATTCGCGTCGGCCTTCTTCAACGTGCGTCTGATCGCGCCGGCAACCACCGCAGTGGCGCTGTCGGCCACCATCGGCGCCGGAGCCACCGCACAGCTCGGCGCCATGCGTATCAACGAGGAGATCGACGCCCTCGAGGTGATGGGAATCCGAAGCATCGCCTTTCTCGCCTCCACCCGGGTCGTCGCCGGGTTCCTCGTGGTGATCCCCCTGTACTGCGTCGGCGTGATCGCTGCCTTCTGGGCGGCGCGGTTCGGCACCACGGTGCTCTACGGGCAGTCGACGGGTGTGTACGACCACTACTTCAGAACGTTCCTCAACCCCACCGACCTGATGTGGTCCTTCGGCCAGACCATTGCGCTGGCGATCATGATCATGCTCGTGCACACCTACTACGGCTACACGGCGCGCGGCGGGCCGGCGGGGGTCGGCGAGGCCGTCGGGCGTGCTGTGCGCACGTCGCTGATCGTCTCGGCGTTCGTGCTGGTGATGCTCTCCCTCGCGGTCTACGGTCAATCCGGCAACTTCAACCTGGCGGGCTGA
- a CDS encoding MCE family protein, translating to MEQKEEGLHPAWWTLILVIIVAIAIWLTYSLFVGSFKATETVTLTSDRSGLVMDTNAKVKLRGVQVGKVSAIQGGSQPVALKLEIDKDKLEYIPANVEAQIRATTVFGAKFVDLVYPSDPNGQLKAGQVIRSRNVTAEANTVFQNLVGVLEQIDPAKLNSTLYALAEGVRGQGEWIGQATTDLNQVLLELNPRNETITADLRALRDFNDTYSAAAQNILSTLDALHTTSATIAGRAGQLDALLLATIGFSNSGINLLAPNQANLIKGINVLEPTTNLLFEYSPEYTCLLTGAKTLLDTGGYDAPGGNGRTLVLDVGLSLGDDPYKYPNHLPIVGAKGGPGGKPSCGSLPDVAQNWPVRNLVTNTGFGTGLDWRPNPGIGFPGYANYLPVTRAVPEPPSVRNLFGGPAIGPIPYPGAPAYGADLYADDGTPLWPGLPAAPPPMSPREPGPTPGSEPFVVHAPAQMQPTPLRPTPLPTPARPGPPFP from the coding sequence GTGGAGCAGAAGGAAGAAGGCCTGCATCCCGCGTGGTGGACGTTGATCCTCGTGATCATCGTCGCCATCGCCATCTGGCTGACGTATTCGTTGTTCGTCGGCAGCTTCAAGGCGACCGAGACCGTCACGCTGACCTCCGACCGGTCGGGCCTGGTGATGGACACCAACGCCAAGGTCAAGCTGCGTGGCGTGCAGGTCGGCAAGGTCTCCGCGATCCAGGGCGGCTCGCAACCGGTGGCGCTGAAGCTCGAGATCGACAAGGACAAACTGGAGTACATCCCGGCCAACGTCGAGGCCCAGATCCGGGCGACCACGGTGTTCGGCGCCAAGTTCGTCGACCTGGTATACCCCAGCGATCCCAACGGTCAGCTGAAGGCCGGCCAGGTGATCAGGTCGCGCAACGTCACCGCCGAGGCCAATACGGTCTTCCAGAACCTGGTCGGCGTGCTCGAGCAGATCGACCCGGCCAAGCTCAACAGCACGCTGTACGCGCTCGCCGAAGGTGTCCGGGGCCAGGGCGAGTGGATCGGTCAGGCCACCACCGACCTGAACCAGGTTCTGCTGGAACTCAATCCGCGCAACGAGACGATCACCGCCGATCTGCGGGCGCTGCGAGACTTCAACGACACCTACAGCGCTGCCGCGCAGAACATTCTGTCAACGCTCGACGCGCTGCACACCACGAGCGCCACCATCGCGGGCCGCGCCGGCCAGTTGGATGCCTTGCTGCTCGCCACCATCGGCTTCTCCAACAGCGGCATCAACCTGCTCGCGCCCAATCAGGCCAACCTGATCAAGGGCATCAACGTGCTCGAGCCGACGACGAACCTGCTGTTCGAGTACAGCCCGGAGTACACCTGCCTACTCACCGGCGCGAAGACCCTGCTGGACACCGGCGGGTACGACGCGCCAGGCGGCAACGGCCGGACGCTGGTGCTCGACGTGGGCTTGTCGTTGGGCGACGACCCGTATAAGTACCCAAACCATCTACCGATCGTCGGCGCCAAGGGCGGTCCGGGCGGCAAGCCCAGTTGCGGTTCGCTGCCCGACGTGGCCCAGAACTGGCCGGTGCGAAACCTGGTGACCAACACCGGGTTCGGCACCGGACTCGACTGGCGGCCCAACCCCGGCATCGGCTTCCCCGGCTACGCCAACTACCTGCCGGTGACCCGCGCCGTGCCGGAGCCGCCGAGCGTGCGAAACCTGTTCGGCGGGCCCGCAATCGGACCGATCCCGTACCCGGGAGCACCGGCCTACGGTGCAGACCTGTACGCAGACGACGGCACCCCGCTGTGGCCGGGTCTACCCGCCGCGCCGCCGCCGATGTCGCCGCGTGAACCGGGCCCCACACCGGGTTCGGAGCCCTTCGTGGTGCACGCACCCGCCCAGATGCAGCCGACGCCACTACGGCCGACGCCCCTACCCACCCCGGCGCGACCCGGTCCGCCGTTCCCGTGA
- a CDS encoding virulence factor Mce family protein — MNAKVRHDAVRLAAFLTVCLLGVFGLFAVFGQMRFGEKTNGYQAVFTNVSGLENGDFVRIAGVEVGRVESVDIRPDTTALVEFTADESVMLTEGSRAVIRYDDLIGGRYLALQEGAGSTATLKPGGTIPLARTSPALDLDALIGGFRPLFRALDPDQVNALSGQLIQALQGQGGTINSFLAQTAALTSTLADRDQLIGEVIVNLNIVLGSLGDQSDQFAKAVDALAELVATLEGRKADISNGVAYTNAAAATITDLLTEARPPFSKAIRETDRAAGIVVADHEYFDNLLNTLPEAYQALSRQGIYGDFFTFYLCDIVLKLNGKGGQPVYVKVAGQATGRCAPR; from the coding sequence ATGAATGCGAAGGTCCGACACGACGCCGTGCGTCTTGCCGCGTTCTTGACCGTGTGCCTGCTCGGCGTGTTCGGTTTGTTCGCCGTGTTCGGCCAGATGCGCTTCGGGGAGAAGACCAACGGCTACCAGGCCGTGTTCACCAATGTCTCCGGGCTGGAGAACGGCGACTTCGTTCGTATCGCCGGGGTGGAGGTCGGCAGGGTCGAAAGCGTTGACATCCGGCCGGATACGACCGCGCTGGTCGAGTTCACCGCGGACGAGTCGGTGATGCTGACCGAGGGCAGCAGGGCCGTCATCCGCTACGACGACCTCATCGGCGGGCGCTATCTGGCGCTACAGGAAGGCGCCGGAAGTACCGCGACGCTCAAGCCGGGCGGCACCATTCCGCTGGCCCGCACGTCGCCTGCGCTGGACCTCGACGCGCTGATCGGCGGATTCCGTCCGCTGTTCCGTGCGTTGGACCCCGATCAGGTGAACGCGTTGTCGGGCCAGCTGATCCAGGCCCTGCAGGGCCAGGGCGGGACCATCAACTCGTTTTTGGCCCAGACCGCCGCGCTGACGAGCACGCTGGCCGACCGCGACCAGCTCATCGGGGAGGTCATCGTCAACCTGAACATCGTGCTGGGCTCGCTCGGCGACCAAAGCGACCAGTTCGCAAAGGCGGTCGATGCGCTCGCCGAACTGGTCGCGACACTGGAGGGCCGCAAGGCGGACATCAGCAACGGGGTGGCCTACACCAACGCCGCGGCCGCAACCATCACGGATCTGTTGACGGAGGCCCGGCCGCCCTTCTCCAAGGCGATCCGGGAGACCGACCGCGCCGCGGGCATCGTGGTGGCCGACCACGAGTACTTCGACAACCTGCTCAACACCTTGCCGGAGGCGTATCAGGCGCTTTCCCGGCAAGGCATCTACGGTGACTTCTTCACCTTCTATCTCTGCGACATCGTGCTCAAGCTCAACGGGAAGGGCGGGCAGCCGGTGTATGTGAAGGTCGCCGGGCAGGCCACCGGGAGGTGTGCGCCGCGATGA
- a CDS encoding MCE family protein: MKSFSERNQTVIGAVGLALTAGIVLGALNYDRLPFLQGAEYSAYFAEIGGLKVGEGVEVSGFEVGQVESIELDGPHALVTFTIGNDIRLGNRSEAAIKTKGLLGTKFLEVTSRGDGQQEGTIPLDRTRSPYQLPDALGELATTISGLNTDQLSDSLRVLAATFADTPPELRVAVEGVARFSETLNERDAQLRGLLVNADKATTVLAERRDQVVSLVNNTNALLVELESQSAALDQVSGNISALSRQLGGFIADNRETMRPALDKLNGVLTIVDNRRERLQRSLTLLTDYSMSLGESVSGGPFFKTYVANLLPGQFLQPFIDAAFSDLGLDPNTKLPSELSDPQVGQPGTPALPVPFPRTGQAGDPRLTIPDAITGNPGDQQCGPPGIPLPGPGCYPYREPPPAPPPGGPPPGPPAQAPAPLQSTPEPTPSPVLVPAPGAVPHLGSSEAGQ; the protein is encoded by the coding sequence ATGAAGTCCTTCAGTGAGCGCAACCAGACCGTCATCGGTGCCGTCGGGCTGGCGTTGACGGCAGGCATCGTGCTCGGTGCCCTGAACTACGACCGGCTGCCGTTCCTGCAGGGCGCGGAGTACTCGGCCTACTTCGCGGAGATCGGCGGGCTCAAAGTCGGTGAGGGCGTTGAGGTTTCGGGCTTCGAGGTGGGGCAGGTCGAGTCCATCGAACTGGACGGGCCGCATGCGCTGGTGACCTTCACCATCGGCAACGATATTCGGCTCGGCAACCGAAGCGAGGCGGCGATCAAGACCAAGGGCCTGCTGGGCACGAAGTTCCTCGAGGTCACCTCCCGCGGTGACGGACAGCAGGAAGGCACGATCCCGCTCGACCGCACCAGGTCGCCCTACCAGCTGCCCGATGCGCTGGGTGAACTGGCGACGACCATCAGCGGCTTGAACACCGACCAGCTGTCGGATTCGCTGCGGGTGCTGGCAGCGACGTTCGCCGACACGCCGCCGGAGTTGCGGGTCGCGGTCGAGGGCGTGGCCCGGTTCTCCGAGACGCTCAACGAACGCGACGCACAGTTGCGGGGCCTGCTGGTCAATGCCGACAAGGCCACCACCGTGCTGGCCGAGCGTCGGGACCAGGTCGTCAGTCTGGTCAACAACACCAATGCGCTGCTGGTCGAGCTGGAAAGCCAAAGCGCCGCACTGGATCAGGTCTCGGGAAACATCTCGGCGCTGAGCCGGCAGCTGGGGGGTTTCATCGCCGACAACCGCGAAACGATGAGACCCGCACTGGACAAGCTCAACGGCGTGCTGACGATCGTGGACAACCGCAGGGAGCGTCTGCAGAGGTCGCTCACGCTGCTCACCGACTACTCGATGTCGCTGGGCGAATCGGTCTCGGGCGGCCCGTTCTTCAAGACCTACGTCGCCAACCTGCTGCCGGGCCAGTTCCTGCAGCCGTTCATCGACGCCGCATTCTCCGACCTCGGTCTGGATCCCAACACGAAGCTGCCTTCGGAACTCAGCGACCCGCAGGTCGGTCAGCCGGGGACACCGGCGCTGCCCGTGCCCTTCCCGCGCACCGGCCAGGCCGGAGATCCGCGGCTGACGATTCCCGACGCGATCACCGGCAATCCCGGTGACCAGCAGTGCGGTCCGCCGGGCATCCCACTGCCCGGGCCCGGCTGCTATCCGTACCGCGAGCCACCGCCGGCGCCGCCGCCCGGTGGTCCGCCGCCGGGACCGCCCGCGCAGGCGCCGGCACCCCTGCAGTCGACGCCGGAGCCCACTCCGTCACCGGTTCTGGTGCCCGCCCCGGGTGCGGTGCCTCACCTCGGTTCTTCGGAGGCCGGACAATGA
- a CDS encoding virulence factor Mce family protein, whose product MTRTARNFLAVALVVILAAGVVLLLRTVQRIDRTHVVAYFENANGIYPGDDVSIVGVAVGKIESIEPQPERVKISFWYDSKYKVPADAKAAILSPTLVTARTIQLTPPYTGGPVMADDAVIPQERTAVPVEWDQVRRQLETLTETLQPTEPGGVSPLGSLINTTADNLRGEGANIRDTIIKLSQAVTALGDRSTDIFSTVKNLALLVSALQDSTDVMRQLNQNLATVTGLLANDPDEVANAVRDLSNVVGEVQTFVADNREALGTTSDRLAGVTQALTDSLADVKQFLHVAPNTLQNYVNIWQPAQGAVSSVPMLNNFANPVSFLCGGIQAASRLGAEESAKLCAQYLAPIMKNRQYNFLPIMQNVFVGASTRPNELTFSEDWLRPDYIPPQPGPGAGPPQAGPGAGPSPDVLVQPVAPVPPGPPLPAEAPVTPNPADGLHGLMVPQGVGP is encoded by the coding sequence ATGACGCGTACCGCCCGTAACTTCCTTGCCGTTGCCCTGGTGGTGATCCTGGCCGCCGGTGTGGTGCTGTTGTTGCGCACCGTCCAGCGGATCGACCGCACGCACGTCGTCGCCTACTTCGAGAACGCCAACGGCATCTATCCCGGCGATGACGTATCGATCGTCGGTGTCGCGGTGGGCAAGATCGAGTCCATCGAACCCCAGCCCGAACGAGTCAAGATCTCGTTCTGGTACGACAGCAAGTACAAAGTCCCGGCCGACGCCAAGGCCGCGATCCTGTCGCCGACTCTGGTGACCGCGCGCACCATTCAGCTCACCCCGCCCTACACCGGGGGCCCGGTGATGGCCGACGACGCGGTCATCCCGCAGGAGCGCACCGCCGTTCCGGTGGAGTGGGACCAGGTCCGCCGACAGCTCGAGACGCTGACCGAGACGCTGCAGCCCACGGAACCGGGCGGCGTGAGCCCGCTGGGATCGCTCATCAACACCACCGCCGACAACCTGCGCGGTGAAGGCGCCAACATCCGCGACACCATCATCAAGCTGTCGCAGGCCGTGACGGCGCTTGGCGATCGCAGCACCGACATCTTCTCCACGGTCAAGAACCTGGCGCTGCTGGTGTCGGCGCTGCAGGACAGCACCGACGTGATGCGCCAGCTCAACCAGAACCTGGCCACCGTGACCGGCCTGCTCGCCAACGACCCCGACGAAGTCGCGAATGCGGTGCGCGACCTGAGCAACGTCGTCGGCGAGGTCCAGACGTTCGTGGCCGACAACCGCGAAGCGTTGGGCACCACCTCGGACCGGTTGGCCGGGGTCACCCAGGCGCTCACCGACAGCCTCGCCGACGTCAAGCAGTTCCTGCACGTGGCACCCAACACCCTGCAGAACTACGTCAACATCTGGCAGCCCGCGCAGGGCGCGGTGAGCAGCGTGCCGATGCTCAACAACTTCGCCAATCCGGTGTCGTTCCTGTGCGGTGGCATTCAGGCGGCGTCCCGGCTCGGCGCCGAGGAGTCCGCGAAGCTGTGCGCGCAATACCTGGCGCCGATCATGAAGAACCGCCAGTACAACTTCCTGCCCATCATGCAGAACGTCTTCGTCGGTGCCTCGACGCGACCGAACGAGCTGACCTTCAGCGAGGATTGGCTGCGACCGGACTACATACCGCCGCAACCCGGCCCGGGCGCTGGTCCGCCGCAGGCCGGTCCGGGCGCGGGTCCATCGCCAGATGTACTGGTGCAGCCGGTCGCGCCGGTACCTCCCGGGCCGCCGTTGCCCGCGGAGGCGCCCGTCACGCCGAACCCTGCCGACGGTCTGCACGGGCTGATGGTGCCGCAGGGGGTGGGACCGTGA
- a CDS encoding MCE family protein, whose product MALLRRVAVVAASAAVLSGCADWQGLNSLPLPGVEGTGPNSFTIQAQMPDVDNIEPNSRVRVADVNVGHVKEIERQGWHALVTMELNGDVELPANATAKLGLTSLLGSLHIELAPPDDAAPQGKLHEGSLIPLSSSSAYPSTEQALAAVALVLNGGGISNIHDITEALSVAFTGRENDLRSLIEQLDIAIGHLNDQKQDIISASESLNNLIGQIAEQKPVLDKALRTVPDALAVLRDQRENLAEALTQLGRFSAIAADSVNQTRDALVQELKDLGVVLEELADAGPALTRALSFLPTFPFPKETLTNWMRGDYANLTLVVDLTLSRIDSGFFTGSRWECDLTWLEMQWGRTIGQFPNPCLAGGPGTAGNPLVAPYRWDQGP is encoded by the coding sequence GTGGCGTTACTTCGCCGGGTCGCCGTCGTGGCCGCATCGGCGGCCGTCCTGTCCGGCTGCGCGGACTGGCAGGGGCTGAACTCGCTTCCGCTGCCGGGTGTGGAAGGCACGGGGCCGAACTCGTTCACCATTCAGGCGCAGATGCCCGATGTCGACAACATCGAGCCGAACTCCCGTGTGCGCGTTGCCGATGTCAATGTCGGTCACGTCAAGGAGATCGAGCGACAGGGCTGGCATGCCCTGGTGACGATGGAGCTCAACGGCGACGTCGAGCTGCCCGCGAACGCGACGGCCAAGCTCGGTCTGACCAGCCTGCTGGGTTCGCTGCACATCGAGCTGGCACCGCCGGACGACGCGGCGCCGCAGGGCAAGCTGCACGAAGGCTCGTTGATTCCGCTGTCCTCGTCCAGTGCCTATCCGAGCACCGAACAGGCGCTGGCCGCGGTCGCTCTGGTCCTCAACGGCGGCGGCATCAGCAACATCCACGACATCACCGAGGCGTTGAGCGTCGCGTTCACCGGCCGGGAGAACGACCTGCGCAGCCTCATCGAGCAGCTCGACATCGCGATCGGCCATCTCAACGACCAGAAGCAGGACATCATCTCCGCGAGCGAGAGCCTGAACAACCTGATCGGTCAGATCGCCGAGCAGAAACCGGTGCTGGACAAGGCACTTCGGACGGTGCCGGATGCCCTGGCGGTGCTCAGGGACCAGCGCGAGAACCTCGCCGAGGCACTGACCCAGCTGGGCAGGTTCAGCGCGATCGCCGCCGACTCGGTCAACCAGACCAGGGACGCACTCGTGCAGGAGCTCAAGGACCTCGGCGTGGTGCTGGAGGAGCTGGCCGACGCGGGCCCGGCGTTGACCCGCGCGCTGAGCTTCCTGCCCACGTTCCCGTTCCCGAAGGAGACGCTCACCAATTGGATGCGTGGCGACTACGCGAACCTGACGTTGGTCGTCGACCTGACGTTGAGCCGCATCGATTCCGGGTTCTTCACCGGATCTCGGTGGGAGTGCGACCTGACGTGGTTGGAGATGCAGTGGGGCCGCACCATCGGCCAGTTCCCCAACCCGTGCCTCGCGGGCGGCCCGGGCACCGCGGGCAACCCGTTGGTCGCTCCCTACCGCTGGGACCAGGGGCCGTAG
- a CDS encoding MCE family protein translates to MRMTRQILIQMAIFAVIATTALAVMVFGYMRLPSLFGVGQYRVTLELPETGGLYPRGNVTYRGVQVGEVESVQLTDTGVEAELSLNSDVRIPANLEAEVHSVSAVGEQYVQLLPRSGEGPELKNGDVIPMDRASVPTDINSVLNNTATGLEAIPRENLKTVVDEAYVAVGGLGPDLRRLVTGSATLSIDARKNLGSLTTLIDQVKPVLDSQTDSGAAIQAWAANLADISGQLASEDPAVAGILERGPGAADEGRALFQRLQPTLPIVLANLVSIGEVAVKYQPSLEQLLVLLPQGTAVTQAVGVHKRNTMQDYEGDALVFNLNAILPAFPAPLPLPPQNLPPPCTTGFLPAQQQRVPTFQDYPDRPPGDLYCRTPQDAPFNVRGARNLPCITVPGKRAPTWQQCESDEQYVPLNDGYNWKGDPNATLSGQGIPHVPPDVPVAVTPPPPGTAPPPPPPIAAAEYDPTNGTYVGPDGRIYTQSNLARSAAEEQTWQTMLLPPKGN, encoded by the coding sequence ATGCGAATGACCCGCCAGATCCTCATCCAGATGGCGATTTTCGCCGTCATCGCGACCACCGCGCTCGCGGTCATGGTCTTCGGGTACATGCGACTGCCGAGCCTTTTCGGCGTCGGGCAGTACCGGGTGACCCTCGAACTGCCCGAGACCGGCGGGCTGTATCCGAGGGGCAACGTCACCTACCGCGGCGTGCAGGTCGGCGAGGTGGAAAGCGTCCAACTCACGGACACCGGCGTGGAGGCCGAACTCTCGCTGAACTCCGACGTCCGGATTCCCGCCAACCTCGAGGCCGAGGTCCACAGCGTGTCGGCCGTCGGCGAGCAGTATGTCCAGCTGCTGCCGCGCAGCGGCGAGGGCCCGGAGTTGAAGAACGGTGACGTGATTCCGATGGATCGCGCCTCTGTTCCCACCGACATCAACTCGGTACTGAACAACACGGCGACCGGCCTGGAGGCGATCCCGAGGGAGAACCTGAAGACCGTCGTCGACGAGGCCTATGTCGCGGTCGGTGGTCTCGGTCCCGACCTGCGGCGGCTGGTCACCGGAAGCGCCACGCTGTCCATCGACGCCCGCAAGAACCTCGGTTCGCTGACGACCTTGATCGACCAGGTCAAGCCGGTGCTGGACAGCCAGACCGACAGTGGAGCCGCGATCCAGGCCTGGGCGGCGAACCTCGCCGACATCAGCGGCCAGTTGGCGAGCGAGGATCCGGCGGTGGCGGGAATCCTCGAGCGGGGCCCGGGCGCCGCCGACGAGGGCCGGGCGCTGTTCCAGCGGCTGCAACCCACGCTGCCGATCGTGTTGGCGAACCTGGTCAGCATCGGTGAGGTGGCCGTCAAGTACCAGCCCAGTCTCGAGCAGCTGCTGGTGCTGTTGCCGCAGGGCACCGCGGTCACGCAGGCCGTTGGCGTCCACAAGCGCAACACCATGCAGGACTACGAGGGCGACGCCCTGGTGTTCAACCTGAACGCGATCCTGCCTGCGTTCCCGGCGCCGTTGCCGCTGCCGCCGCAGAACCTGCCGCCGCCGTGCACGACGGGGTTCCTGCCGGCTCAGCAGCAGCGCGTGCCGACCTTCCAGGACTATCCCGACCGGCCTCCCGGCGATCTGTACTGCCGGACGCCGCAGGACGCGCCGTTCAACGTGCGCGGTGCCCGCAACCTGCCCTGCATCACCGTGCCGGGTAAACGCGCCCCGACGTGGCAGCAGTGCGAGAGCGACGAGCAATACGTGCCGCTCAACGACGGCTACAACTGGAAGGGCGACCCCAACGCGACCCTGTCGGGCCAGGGCATTCCGCACGTCCCGCCGGATGTGCCGGTCGCCGTGACGCCTCCTCCGCCGGGGACAGCCCCGCCGCCGCCGCCGCCGATAGCGGCCGCCGAATACGATCCGACGAACGGCACGTACGTTGGACCGGACGGACGCATCTACACGCAGTCCAACCTGGCCCGCAGTGCTGCAGAGGAGCAAACATGGCAGACGATGCTGCTACCCCCGAAGGGGAACTGA